In the Colletotrichum lupini chromosome 1, complete sequence genome, one interval contains:
- a CDS encoding UbiD family decarboxylase, with the protein MDPDVCRNCGHSGKHIDFADARCAITERDDAERDKLQADAALARARDICETSLSLMKRQMQELEDANEAIDVLRAALAAAEDRRERVRRDLGTHGDVCLLARSNVEAAEEMAISAAGRYFEAGRAVTALEDREQLRKQSPSIHVEEAPPLPVTVPMEEDDDAEDEAREKEDRRWKRSNERFCKWLRQSEAQRQIMKSSWTKLRVAERLAGESVNVDVDVDVDAVDEEEDEETARRKRVQAWTAARRLTDQLPPEEDPTMETEYLESEPTDSAETTEGSSEPLDKGKDRQSCDDGDCTCDASAPDCAVKSDKRTQPTDCSKGGEPDSLGTHAADDSYDNGDEKGEEGAEDNICGRDGEDGDYQCSQLRWCRRWPAGCADTGSDWEDPGSAYGSGSGNTGGDTASEGYEKEVGESSAIPSTGCSAEMEEGADALLVHTPQIE; encoded by the exons ATGGACCCGGACGTCTGCCGGAATTGCGGCCACAGTGGCAAGCACATTGACTTTGCGGACGCCCGATGCGCCATCACGGAGCGGGATGACGCCGAGCGCGACAAGCTCCAGGCCGACGCGGCCCTGGCCCGGGCCCGCGACATCTGCGAGACGTCGCTCTCACTCATGAAGCGGCAGATGCAGGAGCTCGAGGACGCCAACGAGGCCATTGACGTACTGCGCGCCGCGCTGGCGGCCGCCGAGGACCGAAGGGAGCGCGTGCGGCGTGATCTCGGCACCCATGGCGACGTGTGCCTACTCGCGCGGTCGAACGTCGAGGCGGCGGAGGAGATGGCCATCTCGGCTGCCGGGCGGTACTTTGAGGCCGGAAGGGCTGTGACTGCGTTGGAGGATCGGGAGCAGTTGAGGAAGCAGTCGCCGAGTATTCACGTGGAAGAGGCGCCGCCTTTGCCGGTGACTGTGCCAATGGAAGAGGATGACGATGCGGAGGATGAAGCGAGGGAGAAGGAAGACCGGAGGTGGAAGAGGTCGAATGAGCGCTTTTGCAAGTGGTTGCGGCAGTCTGAGGCGCAGCGGCAGATTATGAAGTCTTCGTGGACCAAGCTGAGGGTCGCGGAGAGGTTAGCTGGGGAGAGCGTCAATGTCGACGTTGATGTCGATGTCGACGCagttgacgaagaggaaGATGAAGAGACGGCACGCCGGAAAAGGGTCCAGGCGTGGACTGCCGCACGGAGGCTGACAGACCAGCTTCCGCCAGAGGAGGACCCTACCATGGAGACGGAGTACCTGGAATCGGAGCCGACTGATTCCGCGGAGACGACGGAGGGATCTTCTGAGCCATTG GACAAGGGCAAAGACCGGCAGAGCTGCGACGACGGCGACTGCACCTGCGACGCAAGCGCCCCAGACTGTGCCGTCAAGTCCGATAAAAGGACGCAACCTACGGACTGCTCGAAGGGTGGAGAGCCAGACTCGCTCGGAACCCACGCGGCCGACGACAGCTACGACAACGGCGACGAAAAGGGTGAAGAGGGAGCCGAAGACAACATCTGCGGTCGTGATGGGGAAGACGGGGACTACCAATGCTCCCAGCTCAGATGGTGCCGCCGCTGGCCGGCCGGCTGCGCGGACACGGGCTCGGACTGGGAAGACCCCGGCAGCGCCTACGGTAGCGGCAGCGGAAACACCGGCGGCGACACGGCCTCAGAGGGCTACGAGAAGGAGGTCGGTGAGAGTTCAGCCATACCCTCAACCGGGTGCTCAGCCGAGATGGAA GAGGGGGCCGATGCCCTCCTCGTCCATACCCCTCAGATTGAATAG